Proteins from a genomic interval of Candidatus Annandia pinicola:
- a CDS encoding cytochrome C oxidase subunit IV family protein, giving the protein MNNKLKDYIIGLSFSILLNFFSLIVLNLLYVIKIYKIIFIYICLLTQTFIHFFYFLHLKLKIKNNWNLISLIFMIIIITIILTGSNYIMLNLNHKI; this is encoded by the coding sequence ATGAATAATAAGTTAAAAGATTATATTATTGGTTTATCATTTTCTATTTTATTAAATTTTTTTTCATTAATTGTTTTAAATTTATTATATGTTATTAAAATATATAAAATAATATTTATTTATATTTGTTTATTAACACAAACGTTTATACATTTTTTTTACTTTTTACATTTAAAATTAAAAATTAAAAATAATTGGAATTTAATTTCTTTAATATTTATGATAATAATAATAACCATTATTTTAACTGGATCAAATTATATAATGTTAAATTTAAACCATAAAATATAA
- the cyoE gene encoding heme o synthase, with product MKKIKIFFKIFKPGIILGNILSLITGFFLASQKQIKFKILIITIISIIFIISSCCVLNNIIDINIDCKMKRTNNRILVKKKISIKTAFLISIITSLIGFTILYYKINKLVLYISIIGFLVYIIIYSLILKKYSIYSTLFGSISGAIPPVIGYCSVTNKFDFKALLLFTIFILWQIPHFYSISIIHLKDYKKAKIPIFVIIKGIIKTKYNIIFYIILFSIMHFFLLINYFNDFKCIIVSLILDFAWILVSILGLRTLKNELWSRVIFILSILIIIIFSITSFCNYNF from the coding sequence ATGAAAAAAATAAAAATATTTTTTAAAATATTCAAACCAGGAATAATATTAGGAAATATTTTATCTTTAATTACAGGTTTTTTTTTAGCTAGTCAAAAACAAATTAAATTTAAAATATTAATAATAACTATAATATCAATTATTTTTATAATTTCTTCTTGTTGTGTATTAAATAATATAATTGACATAAACATAGATTGTAAAATGAAAAGAACTAATAATAGAATATTAGTAAAAAAAAAAATTTCTATTAAAACAGCTTTTTTAATTTCTATAATTACAAGTTTAATAGGTTTTACTATATTATATTATAAAATAAACAAATTAGTTTTATATATTTCTATTATAGGTTTTTTAGTATATATTATAATTTATAGTTTAATTTTAAAAAAATATTCCATATATAGTACATTATTTGGTAGTATTTCTGGAGCTATTCCACCTGTTATAGGTTACTGTTCTGTAACTAATAAGTTTGATTTTAAAGCATTACTTTTATTTACAATATTTATTTTATGGCAAATACCTCATTTTTATTCAATTTCTATTATTCATTTAAAAGATTATAAAAAAGCTAAAATTCCTATATTTGTTATTATTAAAGGAATAATAAAAACTAAATATAATATTATTTTTTATATAATATTATTTTCTATAATGCATTTTTTTTTATTAATTAATTATTTTAATGATTTTAAGTGTATAATAGTGTCTTTAATTTTAGATTTTGCATGGATTTTAGTTTCAATATTGGGATTAAGAACATTAAAAAATGAATTATGGTCTAGAGTAATTTTTATTTTATCTATATTAATAATAATAATATTTAGTATTACTAGTTTTTGTAATTATAATTTTTAA
- a CDS encoding MFS transporter has protein sequence MNKNENKTIISLITVFILRMSGILMLLPIMNMYLPTYSNKSNLISIAISIYGLLQILFQIPYGILSDIMGRKPVIKLGLIIFMIGSIVASCSNNIYIIILGRIIQGSGAINTIILLLISDLIQEESIPKAMAALNILLFFTYLSSLIIGPMIACIIGLRSLFFFMSILSLIAFFVLLYLVPEEYPIYSKFNFRNKILKVINNLQLLKINFSVLFLHLLLNIMFLNLSNKLTSAGFDVDEHWQMYLIEIFIALFLAIPIIKIIEIFNSIKKAIINIIILTFFIFLILWKFNKYLWLLILSVQIFFIIFNLLESVLPSMINRESSLLSKGAAMSLYSTFQLLGSFSGSIISKYIKYKFNIDYLFMATLVLIIIWLLIILTIEEPLNKSNVCIQLNRKLSHVSINKLFNNKGILEAHFSYNKNFLYLKINNTLIKKKNIKDIIIQQKK, from the coding sequence ATGAATAAAAATGAAAATAAAACTATTATTAGTCTAATTACAGTATTCATATTACGTATGTCTGGGATTTTAATGTTATTACCAATTATGAATATGTATTTACCAACATATTCTAATAAAAGTAATTTAATTTCTATAGCAATATCTATATATGGATTATTACAAATATTATTTCAAATTCCATATGGAATATTATCTGATATAATGGGAAGAAAACCAGTTATAAAATTAGGTTTAATTATTTTTATGATAGGTAGTATTGTCGCCTCTTGTAGTAATAATATTTATATTATTATATTAGGTAGAATTATACAGGGTTCTGGAGCTATTAATACTATTATTTTATTATTAATTTCAGATTTAATTCAAGAAGAAAGTATACCTAAAGCTATGGCAGCTTTAAATATTCTTTTATTTTTTACATACTTATCATCTCTTATAATAGGTCCTATGATTGCATGTATTATTGGTTTAAGAAGTTTATTTTTTTTTATGTCTATTTTATCTTTAATTGCTTTTTTTGTGTTATTATATTTAGTTCCTGAAGAATATCCTATATATTCTAAATTTAATTTTAGAAATAAAATTTTAAAAGTTATTAATAATTTACAATTATTAAAAATTAATTTTAGTGTTTTATTTTTACATTTATTATTAAATATTATGTTTTTAAATTTATCAAATAAACTAACATCTGCAGGATTTGATGTTGATGAACACTGGCAAATGTATTTAATAGAAATATTTATAGCTTTATTTTTAGCTATTCCAATTATTAAAATTATTGAAATTTTTAATAGTATTAAAAAAGCAATAATAAATATTATAATTTTAACATTCTTTATATTTTTAATTTTATGGAAATTTAATAAATATCTTTGGTTATTAATTTTATCTGTACAAATATTTTTTATAATTTTTAACTTATTAGAATCAGTATTACCATCTATGATTAATAGAGAATCTTCATTGTTATCAAAAGGTGCTGCTATGAGTTTATATAGTACATTTCAATTATTAGGTTCTTTTTCTGGTAGTATAATAAGTAAATATATAAAATATAAATTTAATATAGATTATTTATTTATGGCAACACTTGTACTTATAATAATATGGTTATTAATAATATTAACTATAGAAGAACCCTTAAATAAAAGTAATGTTTGTATTCAATTAAATAGAAAATTATCTCATGTATCTATTAATAAATTATTCAATAATAAAGGAATTTTAGAAGCTCATTTTTCATATAACAAAAATTTTTTATATTTAAAAATTAATAATACATTAATTAAAAAAAAAAATATTAAAGATATAATAATACAGCAAAAAAAATAA
- the tgt gene encoding tRNA guanosine(34) transglycosylase Tgt: MKFKIYKKFKNARCGYIFLKNGIVKTPAFMPVGTYGFIKSISLNELKEIGSDMILNNALHMYLNCDIKMIESNGGLHNFMKWKKPIITDSGGFQIFSLKKIINIDNKKIIFYNPINGKIVSMDPKKSIYIQYILGSDISMVFDECIYYTLNYDKVYNSMKKSINWSLISKEYFNNINNSNYLFGILQGGVFQNLRDISIKENIKIDFDGYAIGGLSVGEPKEDMYRIIKNTCLQIPENKPRYLMGVGTPIDIINSVYFGIDLFDCVIPTRNARNGYLFTNNGIIRIRNVIYKNNINPLDINCLCYTCKNYSCSYLHYLDKRKESLGLRLNTIHNLYFYENLMSNIRYAIYKNKFENFIKNFYKKFNNINL; encoded by the coding sequence TTGAAATTTAAAATATATAAAAAATTTAAAAATGCTCGTTGTGGTTATATTTTTCTAAAAAATGGTATTGTTAAAACACCAGCATTTATGCCAGTAGGAACTTATGGATTTATTAAATCAATATCTTTAAATGAATTAAAAGAAATAGGTAGTGATATGATTTTAAATAATGCTTTACATATGTATTTAAATTGTGATATTAAAATGATTGAAAGTAATGGTGGTTTACATAATTTTATGAAATGGAAAAAACCTATTATAACTGATTCTGGAGGTTTTCAAATTTTTAGTTTAAAAAAAATAATTAATATTGATAATAAAAAAATTATTTTTTATAATCCTATAAATGGTAAAATAGTAAGTATGGATCCTAAAAAATCAATTTATATTCAATACATTTTAGGATCTGATATTTCTATGGTTTTTGATGAATGTATTTATTATACTTTAAATTATGATAAAGTATATAATTCTATGAAAAAATCTATTAATTGGTCTTTAATTAGTAAAGAATATTTTAATAATATAAACAATTCAAACTATTTATTTGGTATTTTACAAGGTGGAGTATTTCAAAATTTAAGAGATATTTCTATAAAAGAAAATATTAAAATAGATTTTGATGGATATGCTATAGGAGGTTTATCAGTAGGAGAACCTAAAGAAGACATGTATCGTATTATAAAAAATACATGTTTACAAATTCCTGAAAATAAACCAAGATATTTAATGGGGGTAGGAACTCCTATAGATATAATAAACAGTGTATATTTTGGTATAGATCTTTTTGATTGTGTTATACCAACTAGGAATGCTAGAAATGGATATTTATTTACTAATAATGGAATCATAAGAATTAGAAATGTTATATATAAAAACAATATAAACCCTCTTGATATTAATTGTCTTTGTTATACATGTAAAAATTATAGTTGTTCATATTTACATTATTTAGATAAACGTAAAGAAAGTTTAGGATTAAGATTAAATACTATACACAATTTATATTTTTATGAAAATTTAATGTCAAATATAAGATATGCTATTTATAAAAATAAATTTGAAAATTTTATTAAAAATTTTTATAAGAAATTTAATAATATTAATTTATAA
- the queA gene encoding tRNA preQ1(34) S-adenosylmethionine ribosyltransferase-isomerase QueA — MHLNNFFFKLPKKLIRQYPIKNKKKKLMILDSVKKKIYHGKFNNIINILKKNDLLILNNTRVIPARIFAKKISGGKVEILINKILNSNTILGIIRSNKKININTFLFINNNIYAIIKSKRNFLYKIEFKSKIKIWDIINNFGNIPLPPYIKKKSKDIYEYQTIYSSKYGSIASPTAGLHFNKYLLDKIKNKGIKVIFITLHIGYGTFNLVKSSNIKNHIIHKEYVIVTKNTINEIIKCKLKGNRIIAVGTSTLRALESIIFKSKYITSLNQNTGIFIYPGYKYKIVDALITNFHLPYSTLIILVSSFAGYYNIMSCYKIAIKKKYNFFSYGDAMLITYNPTAFLDKIN, encoded by the coding sequence ATGCATTTAAATAATTTTTTTTTTAAATTACCAAAGAAACTAATTCGTCAATATCCAATAAAAAATAAAAAAAAAAAATTAATGATATTAGATAGTGTTAAAAAAAAAATATATCATGGTAAATTCAATAATATTATAAATATTTTGAAAAAAAATGATTTATTAATATTAAATAATACTAGGGTAATACCAGCTAGAATTTTTGCAAAAAAAATAAGTGGTGGTAAAGTAGAAATATTAATAAATAAAATTTTAAATAGTAATACAATATTAGGTATAATAAGATCAAATAAAAAAATAAATATTAATACATTTTTGTTTATAAATAATAATATTTACGCTATTATAAAATCTAAACGTAATTTTTTATATAAAATTGAATTTAAATCTAAAATTAAAATATGGGATATAATAAATAACTTTGGTAATATACCGTTACCACCTTATATTAAAAAAAAAAGTAAAGATATATATGAGTACCAAACAATATATAGTAGTAAATATGGATCTATTGCATCACCTACTGCTGGATTACATTTTAATAAATATTTACTTGATAAAATAAAAAATAAAGGAATAAAAGTAATATTTATTACATTACATATAGGATATGGTACTTTTAATTTAGTAAAATCATCAAATATTAAAAATCATATTATACATAAAGAGTATGTAATTGTTACAAAAAATACGATAAATGAGATTATTAAATGTAAATTAAAAGGAAATCGTATAATTGCAGTAGGTACTAGTACTTTACGTGCATTAGAAAGTATAATTTTTAAATCAAAATATATTACATCATTAAATCAAAACACCGGGATATTTATATATCCTGGTTATAAATATAAAATAGTAGATGCTCTTATAACTAATTTTCATTTACCTTATTCTACTTTAATTATACTTGTTTCTTCTTTTGCTGGTTATTATAATATAATGTCGTGTTATAAAATAGCAATTAAAAAAAAATATAATTTTTTTAGTTATGGAGATGCAATGTTAATTACATATAATCCTACTGCTTTTTTAGATAAAATTAATTAA
- the brnQ gene encoding branched-chain amino acid transport system II carrier protein, with translation MKEKLSYKDIFAISFMNFALFVGAGNIIFPPMVGIQSGIYIWNAAIGFLITATILPTISIIALANKGGSINKLISPIGKIMGIALITICYLSVGPFFAIPRTAAVSFEIDIAPFIGNSNISLFIYSIIYFIIINIISLYPGKLLNTIGYFLAPIKTIALLMLSISVIFNISGKTTTNAIDIYKNAAFSNGIINGYLTMDTLGSLMFGIIIINAIKSKGVYNVKRLVYYTILTSLISGLGIIIVYSSLFKLGSNSGSIISQKSNGIEILSAYVNNMFGIFGNYFLSILIFITCIVTAIGLTCACAEFFYKYLPISYKKIVFIISLISILITNLGLDQLIKFSIPILAAICPPCMVLVTTSFLSNLFCNTNIIFITVITSLVFSIIDIIQKTKIIKCFSYNLPLSQQELSWLLPTIIVFIFLILYYFYNIIKKFFFVKLKKFF, from the coding sequence ATGAAAGAAAAATTATCTTATAAAGATATATTTGCTATTAGTTTTATGAATTTTGCTTTATTTGTAGGAGCAGGAAATATAATATTTCCTCCAATGGTAGGTATACAATCTGGTATATATATATGGAATGCTGCTATAGGTTTTTTAATTACAGCAACTATATTACCTACAATATCAATAATTGCTTTAGCAAATAAAGGGGGAAGTATTAATAAATTAATATCTCCTATAGGTAAAATAATGGGCATTGCATTAATTACAATATGTTATTTATCAGTAGGTCCATTTTTTGCTATTCCTAGAACAGCAGCAGTATCTTTTGAAATAGATATTGCTCCTTTTATTGGCAATTCTAATATTTCTCTATTCATATATAGTATAATTTATTTTATAATTATTAATATTATATCTTTGTATCCTGGAAAATTATTAAATACAATAGGATATTTTTTAGCTCCTATAAAAACAATAGCTTTACTTATGTTAAGTATTTCAGTAATATTTAATATTTCAGGAAAAACTACTACTAATGCAATAGATATATATAAAAACGCAGCATTTTCTAATGGTATTATTAATGGTTATTTAACTATGGATACTTTAGGATCTTTAATGTTTGGTATTATTATAATTAATGCTATAAAATCTAAAGGGGTATATAATGTTAAACGTTTAGTTTATTATACTATTTTAACTAGTTTAATTTCTGGATTAGGTATAATTATTGTTTATTCAAGCTTATTTAAACTTGGATCTAATAGTGGTTCAATAATTAGTCAAAAATCTAATGGTATTGAAATTTTAAGTGCTTATGTTAATAACATGTTTGGTATTTTTGGAAATTATTTTCTTAGTATTTTAATTTTTATTACTTGTATTGTAACTGCAATAGGTTTAACATGTGCATGTGCAGAATTTTTTTATAAATATTTGCCTATATCTTATAAAAAAATAGTATTTATAATAAGCCTAATTTCTATTTTGATTACTAATTTAGGTTTAGATCAATTAATAAAATTTTCTATTCCTATATTAGCAGCAATATGTCCACCATGTATGGTATTAGTTACTACAAGTTTTTTATCAAATTTATTTTGTAATACAAACATTATATTTATAACAGTTATTACAAGTTTAGTTTTTAGTATTATAGATATTATTCAAAAAACTAAAATAATAAAATGTTTTTCATATAATTTACCTTTATCTCAACAAGAATTATCTTGGTTATTACCAACTATTATAGTATTTATTTTTTTAATATTATATTATTTTTATAATATTATTAAAAAATTTTTTTTTGTAAAACTTAAAAAATTTTTTTAA
- a CDS encoding peroxiredoxin C, with translation MVLVSQIAPDFTSSAVLGNGEVIENFNLKKFTKNKNVVLFFWPMDFTFVCPSELIAFNNRYEIFKKKKTIIIGISIDSIFVHCAWRNTPIEQGGIGKIKFTMVSDIKRKIQKSYGVEHPKLGIALRGSFLIDKNRIIRHQIINDLPLGRNIDEMLRIIDALHFHEKYGEVCPAQWYKGKKGIVANDNGIKNYLSESYNDLK, from the coding sequence ATGGTTTTAGTTTCTCAAATAGCTCCAGATTTTACTTCATCAGCTGTATTGGGTAATGGAGAAGTAATAGAAAATTTTAATTTAAAAAAATTTACTAAAAATAAAAATGTAGTATTATTTTTTTGGCCAATGGATTTTACTTTTGTTTGTCCTTCTGAATTAATAGCCTTTAATAACAGATATGAAATTTTTAAAAAAAAAAAAACTATTATTATAGGAATATCAATAGATTCTATTTTTGTACATTGTGCATGGAGAAATACACCAATTGAACAAGGGGGAATAGGTAAAATAAAATTTACAATGGTATCTGATATTAAAAGAAAAATACAAAAATCTTATGGTGTAGAACATCCTAAATTAGGTATTGCATTAAGAGGTTCATTTTTAATAGATAAAAATAGAATAATAAGACATCAAATTATAAATGATTTACCCTTAGGAAGAAATATTGATGAAATGTTAAGAATAATTGATGCTTTACATTTTCATGAAAAATATGGTGAAGTTTGCCCAGCTCAATGGTATAAAGGAAAAAAAGGAATAGTAGCTAATGATAATGGTATAAAAAATTATTTATCCGAATCATATAATGATTTAAAATAA
- a CDS encoding DUF2076 domain-containing protein: MKIEEKNLIEELFFKLKKIENMGIKKDTMAEKLINKNFIKQPYAAYYITQTILVQEAAIKMLNRKIKKLKNKINKNSLSDNKSIFSKLFNYNDKKKNNINNEDNINNNYNKNSNSTFLGNALQTAVGVAGGVFMGNLLTGLFNKNNNNKSEEILNIINEEESDNDINNINKNEYNNDNFISNTELSEDYDDNYDYNDDDYDNFSEND, encoded by the coding sequence TTGAAAATAGAAGAAAAAAATTTAATTGAAGAATTATTTTTTAAATTAAAAAAAATAGAAAATATGGGGATTAAAAAGGATACAATGGCAGAAAAACTAATTAATAAAAACTTTATTAAACAACCTTATGCAGCATATTATATAACACAAACTATTTTAGTACAAGAAGCGGCTATTAAAATGTTAAATAGAAAAATAAAAAAATTAAAAAATAAAATTAATAAAAATTCTTTAAGTGATAATAAAAGTATATTTTCTAAATTGTTTAATTATAATGATAAAAAAAAAAATAATATTAATAATGAAGATAACATAAATAATAATTATAATAAAAATAGTAATAGTACTTTTTTAGGTAATGCTTTACAAACTGCAGTAGGTGTTGCTGGTGGTGTTTTTATGGGAAATCTATTAACCGGATTATTTAATAAAAATAATAATAATAAATCAGAAGAAATATTAAATATTATAAATGAAGAAGAATCAGATAATGATATTAACAATATAAATAAAAATGAATATAATAATGATAATTTTATTTCAAATACGGAATTATCAGAAGATTATGATGATAATTATGATTATAATGATGATGATTACGATAATTTTTCAGAAAATGATTAA
- a CDS encoding shikimate kinase, producing the protein MSIILYLIGMRGTGKTTICKKLSKKINYFFLDIDNYITKLYCKNISEIIFNNNWQKFRNYENFVLKIVNNKKNIIISTGGGIILLDKNIKYMNNNGKIIYLCANSKLILNRLNNDKKLSQRPSLTKKNLKQEVIEILKKRKNKYEKTSDYKILSKISITKILMNICLYILKIKKNNIKL; encoded by the coding sequence ATGTCAATAATATTATATTTAATAGGTATGAGAGGAACAGGTAAAACTACTATTTGTAAAAAATTATCTAAAAAAATTAATTATTTTTTTTTAGATATAGATAATTATATTACAAAATTATATTGTAAAAATATATCTGAAATAATATTTAATAATAATTGGCAAAAATTTCGTAACTATGAAAATTTTGTATTAAAAATAGTTAATAATAAGAAAAACATTATTATATCAACTGGTGGTGGAATAATTTTATTAGATAAAAATATTAAATATATGAATAATAATGGCAAAATAATATATTTATGTGCTAATTCAAAATTAATTTTGAATAGATTAAATAATGATAAAAAATTAAGTCAAAGACCTAGCTTAACTAAAAAAAATTTAAAACAAGAAGTAATAGAAATATTAAAAAAAAGAAAAAATAAATATGAAAAAACATCAGATTATAAAATTTTATCAAAAATATCAATTACAAAAATTTTAATGAATATATGTTTATATATATTAAAAATAAAAAAAAATAATATCAAATTATAA
- the argS gene encoding arginine--tRNA ligase encodes MNIKKIISLKTRQAMSIFNIPKFYKPIVHPSKDKFLIKYQINGILNCSKNLNTYSLNLSIKIANKINLYNISKKIIVYNPGFINIYFNNKWLSEQLLLKLSLPKLGIKKKKSINIIIDYSSPNVAKEMHVGHLRSTIIGDSIFKILKFLGYKVFKANHIGDWGQQFGSLLAYYFKNKKKIKKIDLKNLEKFYKKSNKNYKTNKNFSKYSDYCLLQLYNGKKKYIKIWKKFVSITINYNQKIYKKLNVSLCKDDIFGESFYHNYLSKIVIDLKKKNIAEIINGNTVIKLKEFNNRNGNIMGIIIKKKNGIFLYSTIDIACIKYRFEKLKAKEIIYYVDNRQKQHLKQVFNIVHKANYIDKKVKLKHHHFGMILNNNGKPFKTREGNNIKLNYLIEKSIKKSKNMILKKNINIKKDKLDFLSSILGVGAIKYSDLSKNRTTNYVFNWNKILSFEGNTSFYIQYAYTRIFSIFKNTNFNYNYLSSKKIILKNKNESNIAIKILQFEENIIEASKLGMPHIICRYLYDLASLFSFFYSKYPILYSKNNIKKINNLQLLLLIAKTLKIGLNMIGIDTVTFM; translated from the coding sequence TTGAATATAAAAAAAATAATTTCATTAAAAACAAGACAAGCAATGTCTATTTTTAATATACCTAAATTTTATAAACCAATAGTACATCCTTCTAAAGATAAATTTTTAATAAAATACCAAATTAACGGTATATTAAATTGTTCTAAGAATTTAAATACATATTCCTTAAATTTATCTATAAAAATAGCAAATAAAATTAATTTATATAATATATCTAAAAAAATTATAGTTTACAATCCTGGTTTTATTAATATATATTTTAATAATAAATGGTTATCTGAACAATTATTATTAAAATTATCTTTACCTAAACTTGGTATTAAAAAAAAAAAAAGTATAAATATAATTATAGACTATTCTTCACCTAACGTTGCTAAAGAAATGCATGTAGGGCATTTAAGATCTACTATTATTGGAGATTCAATTTTTAAAATATTAAAATTTTTAGGATATAAAGTATTTAAAGCTAATCATATAGGTGATTGGGGACAACAATTTGGATCACTATTAGCATATTATTTCAAAAATAAAAAAAAAATAAAAAAAATTGATTTAAAAAACCTAGAAAAATTTTACAAAAAATCTAATAAAAATTATAAAACAAATAAAAATTTTTCTAAATACTCAGATTATTGTTTATTACAATTATATAATGGTAAAAAAAAATATATAAAAATATGGAAAAAATTTGTAAGTATCACTATTAATTATAATCAAAAAATATATAAAAAACTAAATGTAAGTTTATGTAAAGATGATATTTTTGGAGAAAGTTTTTATCACAATTATTTATCAAAAATTGTAATAGATTTAAAAAAAAAAAATATAGCTGAAATTATAAATGGTAATACAGTAATTAAATTAAAAGAATTTAATAATAGAAATGGAAATATCATGGGTATTATTATTAAAAAAAAAAATGGTATATTTTTATATAGTACAATTGATATAGCTTGTATAAAATATAGATTTGAAAAACTAAAAGCAAAAGAGATTATATATTATGTAGATAATCGTCAAAAACAACATTTAAAACAAGTATTTAATATTGTACATAAAGCAAACTATATAGATAAAAAAGTAAAATTAAAACACCATCATTTTGGAATGATACTAAACAATAATGGTAAACCTTTTAAAACAAGAGAAGGTAATAATATTAAATTAAACTATCTAATAGAAAAATCTATAAAAAAATCTAAAAATATGATATTAAAAAAAAATATTAATATAAAAAAAGATAAATTAGATTTTTTATCATCAATATTAGGAGTAGGTGCTATAAAATATTCAGATTTATCAAAAAATAGAACTACAAATTATGTTTTTAATTGGAATAAAATACTATCTTTTGAAGGAAACACTTCATTTTATATTCAATATGCATATACTAGAATTTTTTCTATTTTTAAAAATACAAATTTTAATTATAATTATTTATCTTCTAAAAAAATTATATTAAAAAATAAAAACGAATCTAATATTGCAATAAAAATTTTACAATTTGAAGAAAATATTATTGAAGCTTCTAAATTAGGAATGCCACATATTATTTGTAGATACTTATATGATTTAGCATCATTATTTTCATTTTTTTATAGTAAATATCCAATACTATATTCAAAAAATAATATAAAAAAAATTAATAATTTGCAACTATTATTATTAATAGCTAAAACTTTAAAAATAGGATTAAATATGATAGGAATTGATACTGTAACTTTTATGTAA
- the tsaB gene encoding tRNA (adenosine(37)-N6)-threonylcarbamoyltransferase complex dimerization subunit type 1 TsaB produces MIILIINVNHKKCSVSLIINEKISYLENICYKNGNDHILLMIKEILNNNNLKINQLEAISFLNGPGHFTNIRMNISIAQGLSFGMNIPLISISILDIIAYKLYKKKKVKKILSIVNSDYNEIYIGKYQNIKGLWTIYKKKISINKLFNVKDIILKSCFWIIISLKGYLNIKLKNDLSNNINLFDEINSIDMIDLTIKYFNKNNVFFNKNINPIYLKKKFI; encoded by the coding sequence ATGATAATTTTAATAATTAATGTTAATCACAAAAAGTGCTCAGTTTCCTTAATTATAAATGAAAAAATTAGTTATTTAGAAAATATATGTTATAAAAACGGAAATGATCACATTTTATTAATGATAAAAGAAATACTAAATAATAACAATTTAAAAATTAATCAATTAGAAGCAATATCATTTTTAAATGGTCCTGGTCATTTTACTAATATAAGAATGAATATTAGTATTGCTCAAGGATTAAGTTTTGGTATGAATATACCTTTAATAAGTATTTCTATTTTAGATATTATTGCATATAAATTATATAAAAAAAAAAAAGTAAAAAAGATATTATCAATAGTTAATAGTGATTATAATGAAATATATATAGGAAAATATCAAAATATTAAAGGATTATGGACAATATATAAAAAAAAAATATCTATTAATAAACTTTTTAATGTAAAAGATATAATTTTAAAATCATGCTTTTGGATAATTATTAGTTTAAAAGGATATTTAAATATAAAATTAAAAAATGATTTATCAAATAATATTAATTTATTTGATGAAATAAATTCAATAGATATGATTGATTTAACTATAAAATATTTTAATAAAAATAATGTATTTTTTAATAAAAATATTAATCCTATATATTTAAAAAAAAAATTTATATAA